A window of Hevea brasiliensis isolate MT/VB/25A 57/8 chromosome 14, ASM3005281v1, whole genome shotgun sequence contains these coding sequences:
- the LOC110660187 gene encoding GDSL esterase/lipase CPRD49 isoform X2 yields MVGPTRPQFVLFGSSIVQLSFSHGGWGSILTDIYARKADIVLRGYYGWNSRRAVEVLNQIFPKDAAVQPVLVIVYFGGNDSMGPHSSGLGPHVPLPEYIENMRKIAVHLKSLSDTIRIIFLSCPPVDEERVRSGTSGIFSELVRTNELCQKYSEACIELCQEMGVKVVDLFSALQKRSDWTTACFTDGIHLAAEGSKVVVEEILKVLKEAEWSPSLYWKSMHTEFPEDSTYYLVAADGKTTLNPSEWTFHREIQWD; encoded by the exons ATGGTAGGACCAACAAGGCCACAGTTCGTGCTCTTTGGATCCTCTATTGTCCAGCTCAGCTTCAGCCATGGCGGTTGGGGCTCCATTCTTACGGACATCTACGCTCGCAAA GCAGACATAGTGTTGCGAGGATACTATGGATGGAACTCAAGGCGTGCTGTTGAGGTCCTGAATCAAATTTTTCCAAAG GATGCTGCTGTACAGCCTGTTTTGGTGATAGTCTATTTTGGTGGTAACGATTCTATGGGGCCTCACTCATCTGGCCTAGGTCCTCATGTACCACTTCCCGAGTACATAGAGAATATGAGAAAGATTGCAGTTCATCTCAAG AGCCTCTCTGATACCATACGCATCATTTTTCTGAGCTGTCCTCCAGTTGATGAGgagagggttcgttcaggcacaAG TGGAATTTTTAGTGAGCTAGTTCGAACAAATGAGTTATGCCAAAAGTATTCAGAAGCATGTATAGAGCTATGCCAGGAAATGGGCGTGAAAGTTGTTGATCTTTTCTCTGCACTTCAAAAAAGAAGTGACTGGACAACTGCTTGCTTTAC GGATGGAATTCATTTGGCAGCTGAAGGGAGCAAAGTAGTTGTGGAAGAAATACTGAAGGTGCTGAAGGAAGCTGAGTGGAGTCCATCTCTCTACTGGAAGTCCATGCACACTGAATTTCCAGAGGACTCAACTTATTATCTTGTCGCTGCTGATGGAAAGACAACACTAAATCCTTCTGAGTGGACATTTCACAGGGAAATTCAATGGGACTAA
- the LOC110660187 gene encoding GDSL esterase/lipase WDL1 isoform X3, translating into MVLFAFQHLPYKVNARKSNLDAAVQPVLVIVYFGGNDSMGPHSSGLGPHVPLPEYIENMRKIAVHLKSLSDTIRIIFLSCPPVDEERVRSGTSGIFSELVRTNELCQKYSEACIELCQEMGVKVVDLFSALQKRSDWTTACFTDGIHLAAEGSKVVVEEILKVLKEAEWSPSLYWKSMHTEFPEDSTYYLVAADGKTTLNPSEWTFHREIQWD; encoded by the exons ATGGTTTTGTTCGCATTTCAGCATTTGCCATATAAAGTTAATGCTCGAAAATCAAACTTG GATGCTGCTGTACAGCCTGTTTTGGTGATAGTCTATTTTGGTGGTAACGATTCTATGGGGCCTCACTCATCTGGCCTAGGTCCTCATGTACCACTTCCCGAGTACATAGAGAATATGAGAAAGATTGCAGTTCATCTCAAG AGCCTCTCTGATACCATACGCATCATTTTTCTGAGCTGTCCTCCAGTTGATGAGgagagggttcgttcaggcacaAG TGGAATTTTTAGTGAGCTAGTTCGAACAAATGAGTTATGCCAAAAGTATTCAGAAGCATGTATAGAGCTATGCCAGGAAATGGGCGTGAAAGTTGTTGATCTTTTCTCTGCACTTCAAAAAAGAAGTGACTGGACAACTGCTTGCTTTAC GGATGGAATTCATTTGGCAGCTGAAGGGAGCAAAGTAGTTGTGGAAGAAATACTGAAGGTGCTGAAGGAAGCTGAGTGGAGTCCATCTCTCTACTGGAAGTCCATGCACACTGAATTTCCAGAGGACTCAACTTATTATCTTGTCGCTGCTGATGGAAAGACAACACTAAATCCTTCTGAGTGGACATTTCACAGGGAAATTCAATGGGACTAA
- the LOC110660187 gene encoding GDSL esterase/lipase CPRD49 isoform X1, with product MVGPTRPQFVLFGSSIVQLSFSHGGWGSILTDIYARKADIVLRGYYGWNSRRAVEVLNQIFPKDLSLTIELMVLFAFQHLPYKVNARKSNLDAAVQPVLVIVYFGGNDSMGPHSSGLGPHVPLPEYIENMRKIAVHLKSLSDTIRIIFLSCPPVDEERVRSGTSGIFSELVRTNELCQKYSEACIELCQEMGVKVVDLFSALQKRSDWTTACFTDGIHLAAEGSKVVVEEILKVLKEAEWSPSLYWKSMHTEFPEDSTYYLVAADGKTTLNPSEWTFHREIQWD from the exons ATGGTAGGACCAACAAGGCCACAGTTCGTGCTCTTTGGATCCTCTATTGTCCAGCTCAGCTTCAGCCATGGCGGTTGGGGCTCCATTCTTACGGACATCTACGCTCGCAAA GCAGACATAGTGTTGCGAGGATACTATGGATGGAACTCAAGGCGTGCTGTTGAGGTCCTGAATCAAATTTTTCCAAAG GATCTTTCGTTGACAATTGAACTTATGGTTTTGTTCGCATTTCAGCATTTGCCATATAAAGTTAATGCTCGAAAATCAAACTTG GATGCTGCTGTACAGCCTGTTTTGGTGATAGTCTATTTTGGTGGTAACGATTCTATGGGGCCTCACTCATCTGGCCTAGGTCCTCATGTACCACTTCCCGAGTACATAGAGAATATGAGAAAGATTGCAGTTCATCTCAAG AGCCTCTCTGATACCATACGCATCATTTTTCTGAGCTGTCCTCCAGTTGATGAGgagagggttcgttcaggcacaAG TGGAATTTTTAGTGAGCTAGTTCGAACAAATGAGTTATGCCAAAAGTATTCAGAAGCATGTATAGAGCTATGCCAGGAAATGGGCGTGAAAGTTGTTGATCTTTTCTCTGCACTTCAAAAAAGAAGTGACTGGACAACTGCTTGCTTTAC GGATGGAATTCATTTGGCAGCTGAAGGGAGCAAAGTAGTTGTGGAAGAAATACTGAAGGTGCTGAAGGAAGCTGAGTGGAGTCCATCTCTCTACTGGAAGTCCATGCACACTGAATTTCCAGAGGACTCAACTTATTATCTTGTCGCTGCTGATGGAAAGACAACACTAAATCCTTCTGAGTGGACATTTCACAGGGAAATTCAATGGGACTAA